ACCGAAAGCGATGGGGTGATGTGATTGCGCTCGATCTTCGAGAGCAGGCTTTCCGAACAGCCGACCTTATCGCCGAGCTGCTTGAGCGTCAGCTTCTTGAGCTTGCGTGCATGCCGGATGCGTGCGCCAAGCTCTTCGATGCGGTCTCTTTTGTTGTCGCTGGCCAGCATTCCTTCCCCGGATAGGACGACGCGGATAATGCCGGGCAGGATGGCCGAATGCCACGCTGGCTGCAATCGCCTTTTTGATTGACAGCCCTACGAATTTTCCGTTCATTCAAGTCTGTTCAAGATTTGGGGAGGCTTCGGAATGACACGTGAAATGAAGATTGGCCGTCGTGGATTCTTGAAATCGGGCGCGGCCACATTGGCGCTCGCGGCTTTGGCGCCGAGCCTGATTCTGCCGGCCCACGCCGAAGAGCCGGTGCGGGGTGGCACCCTGAAGCTCGGCTTTTCCGCCGATCCGGCCGGCTTCGATCCGGCGCGTGGCCCTTCCGGAATGTCGCATGTGGTGATCGAGCAGGTCTATTCGACCCTTATGTCGCTCGATCCGGACGCTGCGCCCTATCCCGATCTCGCCGAGAAATACGACCAGTCCGCCGACGGCCTCGAATATACGTTCGTTCTGCGCAAGGGCGTGAAATTCCACGACGGATCGGACCTCACCGCCGAAGACGTGAAATTCACTTTCGACCGCTTGCGCGCCAAGGACACGGGCTATTCCTACGGATCACAGGTCGAGACGATCAAGGAAGTGGTGGTCGTCGACCCGCACACCGTCACCTTCAAGTTGACCGAAACCACCGGTCCCTTCCTCGTCTATATGGCCTTCCCCGGCTCCTCGATCGTGCCGAAGAAGCTCGTCGAAGGTGGTCACGACCTCAACTCCAAACCGGTCGGAAGCGGACCTTTCAAATTCGTCTCCTACGAGCCACGCTCGATGGTGAAGTTCGCCCGCAACGAGAACTTCTATGAAGCGGGCAAGCCCTATGTGGACGCGCTCGAGTTCCATCTCATCGCCGACATCACTGCCCTCACCAATGCGGTGATCTCCGGGAACATCAATTTCTCCAACGAAATTCCACCCAAGGACTGGCAGACGGTGACCGCGACGCCGGGGCTTGTCGGCGCGACGTTGGAGGGCAGCCGCTATTACTGGCTCTTGATGAACAACACCGTGGCGCCGCTCGACAATCCCAAAGTCCGCCAGGCCATCGCCCATGCGATCGACCGCAGCGCCATCGTGGCTGGCGTGTTTTTCGGCCAGGCGATTCCGTTCAAGGGCGGCGTTATCCCCGAATGGAGCTGGGGTTATGCCGACATCGACTATTTCACGCCGGGCGCCAATCCGGAGAAGGCCAAGGCGCTGCTGGCAGAAGCGGGCCATGCCGACGGCTTTGCGACCTCGCTCACCATGGCCTCTTCCTTCCCAGCCATGGTCGCGATGGCGCCGATCATCCAGGCCAATCTGGCGGCAGTCGGCATAAAGGCCGAGATCAAGACCATGGAGATCCCACGCTACTGGGACGAGGTCTGGGGCCCCTCGAAATTCGACATGACGGCGATGTACTGGGTGTCGCCTTTGGCCGATCCGGATGATTTCGTCACCAACAACTATGCCTGCGGCATGGCCATCAATGTCCAGAAGAGCTGCAGCAAGGCGATGGACGAAGCGCTCGCCAAGGCCAAATCGGGCGCCAGCCAGGACGAACGCAAGGCCGCCTATGCCGCGCAGCAGAAGCTGTCGCTCGAGGAGATGCCGATCGTGCCGCTGGTCAATTCGCTCATACTCACCGCCCATACGGATAAGCTCAAGAACTACAAGCCGATGCGCACCGGCTTCCTCAAGACGATCAAGGACGCCTGGCTCGAGCCGTGATTTGCGGGGAGCTGTCTCGAAATTTACCCTCTCCCGTCCAAAGGACGGGAGAGGGTAAATGCGCAGAGAAATCTGATGTACCGGCACTGCTCATGCGACATTCCGAGTTCGGGGCTCTAGTTTGCGTAGCTTGATACTCTCGCGCCTAGCCGCTTTCGCGCTGACGCTCATCGTCGCGTCGAGTATCCTGTTCGTTGCCGTCAATGTGGTGCCGGGTTCGGCCGCCCGCTCGGCGCTCGGCATCGACGCGACGCCACAGGCTCTCGCTCGCTTCGAGGCCCAGCATGGACTCGACCGGCCGCTCGTCGTTCAATATGTCGACTGGCTGGGCAAGACCTTCTCCGGCGATTTCGGCAAGAGCTTCCAGAACGGCGTCGATGTCGGGCCTGAACTCCTGCGCCGTATTCCGATTACGCTGGAACTCGCCGTACTCGCCTTCATCATCGCCAATCTGATCGCCTTGCCGCTCGGCGCCTTGGCCGCAATGCGTCATCAGCGCGCCGCCGACAAGAGCATCTCGCTGCTGGCGAGCCTTCTCGGTGCCGTGCCCAATTTCTGGCTGGCGACACTTCTCGTCATGGTGCTGACGCTCAATCTCAGGCTGCTGCCGCCTGGCGGCTACACGCCGTTTTCCGTCGACCCCGTGATGAACCTGAAGCAGATGATCATGCCGGCTCTGTCGCTCGGAATCGTATCATCGGCGCTGCTCATCCGTATCATGCGGACCGCCATGATCGAGGTTCTGTCCTCCGATTATATCCGCACGGCGCGCGCCAAGGGCGCGAAGGAAGGCGTCGTCGTGATGCGCCACGCCATCCGCAACGCGATGACCCCCTATGTCAACGTCGCCGCAGTTGAATTCGGCTTTCTCTTCGGCTCGGTGGTGGTGATCGAGGACATCTTCCTCCTGCCGGGAGTCGGCTCCTTCGTCCTCGTCGGCATCATCAACCGCGACTATCCGGTGCTGCTGGCGAGCGCCCTCACCATCACGCTCGTCGTGCTCATCATCAATCTCATCGTCGATATCGTGGTCGGCCTGCTCGATCCGCGCCGCGTGACGAGGCACAAATGACCGCCGCAATCCGTAAACCCTTCAACTGGCGGCGCTGGCGTCTCGTCGTCACCGGCGGCGGCATTGTCGGCACCTTGCTGCTTGTGGCGATCTTCGCGCCCTGGATCGCGCCCTATTCGCCTTTCGATCTCGACGTCGCCCAGATGCTGAAGGGGCCTTCCGCCGCGCATCTCCTGGGCACCGACGAGCTTGGCCGCGACGTGCTTTCGCGCGTCATCCACGCCGCGCGGCTCTCGATGATGGTCGCCGTCCTGGCCTCGCTGGTCGGCCTCGTCTTCGGTACCATCATCGGCACCCTTGCTGCCTATTTCGGCGGTGTGGTCGATCTGGTTCTGATGCGGCTGATGGAGATCCTGTTCTCCTTCCCGGCGATCCTGCTCGCCATCGTGCTGATGGCGAGCCTGGGCACCAGCATCTTCAACGCCATGATCGCCATCGGAATCATCTTCATCCCGGGCTTCGCCCGCCTGGCGCGGGCGACGGCGGAAGGCGTTCTGCGCCAGCAATATGTCGAGCAGGCCCGCGCCATCGGCATGAGCCATGCGCGCATCCTGACCCGCGAGATCCTGCCCAATATCGTGGCGCCGCTCCTTGTCGAGGCCGCGGTCGCTTTTTCGTACGCGGTGCTGCTCGAAAGCGCTTTGTCTTTCCTGGGATTGGGGGCTCAGCCGCCCGATCCCTCCTGGGGCAATATGCTCAATACCGGTCGCGGCTTCATGGCCGCGGCGCCGTGGCTCAGCATCGTGCCGGGGGCCGCGATCTTCCTCACCGTGCTCGGCTTCAACATGCTGGGTGACGGCCTGCGCGATGCCTTCGACCCGCAGCTGAGGGACGAATGAGCGAGCTTCGCCCCCATGCACAAGGAGCGCCGCGTCCGGCTCTGGCGATCCGCGATCTGACCGTCGACTTCAAGCGCCGCAGCGGACTCCTGCGCACCGTCGACAATGTCAGCCTGGACGTGTGGCCGAAGGAGATCGTTGGCGTCATTGGCGAATCGGGTTCGGGCAAGACCATGACGGCTTTGTCCGCCATGCGGCTACTGCCCTATGGCGCCCAGATCGGTGGATCGATCGAGCTGGGCGGACGCGACATCGTCAATCTCAGCGAACCCGAAATGCGCGCCTTGCGCGGCGACCGCATCGCTCTCATCCCGCAGGATGCGATGCAGGCCTTGAACCCGACAATGCGGATAGGCCGTCAGGTGGGCGAGCCCTATGAGTTCCACCGCAAGCAACCTTATCGCGCCATCTGGGCCAAGGTTGTCGAATTGTTGCGCGCGGTGAAGATCCCCGATCCTGAAGTCAGGGTGCGCGAATATCCGCATCAATTCTCGGGCGGCATGCAGCAGCGCGCCATGATCGCCACCGGTCTGGCGCTCGATCCCGAACTGATTATCGCGGATGAACCGACGACGGCGCTCGACGTCACGGTGCAGGCGCGAATTCTCAAGCTGCTTCGCGATATCCGCGACGATCGCGGCTCCGCCATCCTCTTCATCACCCACGAACTCGGCATCGTCGCCGAGCTGTGTGATTGGGTCTATGTGATGAAGGACGGAAAGGTCGTCGAGGACGGTCCGGTCGCCCGCATCTTCACCGCGCCCCGTGCCGACTACACCCGCATGCTTCTCGAGGCGACGCCCAGCATTCACCGCCGCAAGGAGGCGAGACGATGAGTGAGCCGGTAGTGCGCGTCGAGAATGTATCGAAAGTGTTCAGGCCAGGCGGCCTGTTCAATCGCGCGCCCGGTTTCAAGGCCGTATCGAATGTCTCCCTGTCGGTGGCGAGAAACCGCACGCTTGGCATCGTAGGCGAATCGGGCTCCGGCAAGTCCACGCTTCTGCGCATGGTGCTGCGCCTCATCGAACCCAGCGAAGGGCGCATTCTCGTCAACGGCTCCGAAATCTGGGCCCTGCGCGGCGCCGAGCTCAAGTCGATGCGCCGTCAGCTGCAGCCGATCTTTCAGAATCCGGCCTCGTCCTTCAATCCTCGCCAGACTATCCGTGCCATCCTGTCGGCGCCCCTCGAAGTGCATGGCATCGGCACGCCTGCGGAGCGGCGCGAGCGCATAAGCACTCTGCTCCGCCGTGTCGGTCTCGACCCGTCGATCGAGACCCGCCTGCCGCATCAATTGTCGGGCGGCCAGAAGCAGCGCATCGCCATTGCCCGCGCCGTGATACTGGGGCCCAGCGTCGTGCTGGCGGATGAGCCCACATCGGCGCTCGATGTCTCCGTCCAGGCCCAGGTGCTGAAGCTCTTCTCCGACATCAAGTATGATTTCGGCCTCACCACGATCTTCGTCAGCCATAATCTGGCGGTCATCCGCGAGGTCAGCGACGAAGTCGCCGTCATGCGCCGCGGCGAGATTGTCGAGCAGGGCGAAGTCGATCGCATCTTCGAAGATCCGCAACATGACTATACGCGCGAGCTCCTGGCCGCCGTGCCGACATCCGCTTTCATGCGGCAAGCCTGAACCGAAAGGAGATACCTCATGATCCAGCTGGCCACTTTCTCCATCGCCGCGCGCTGCCCGCGCACCGGCATGCTGGGCGTCGCCGTCTCGACCGCGGTGCCGGCCATCGGTGGGCTGTGTGCGTTCGTAGGCCCGCGCATCGGCGCCGTTGCGACGCAATCCTGGGTCAATCCCTATCTCGGCATTGACGGGCTTTCCTTGCTGAAGGGCGGCATGTCGGCCAAGGCGGCGCTCGACAAGCTCATTGCCGAGGATCCGGGCCGTGAGGTCCGTCAGCTCGGCATCGTCGATGCGCAGGGCAATGTCGCCGCCTTCACCGGCAAGGAGTGCACGGCCTGGTGCGGGCATGAAGTGGGTGAGGGCTTCACCGTTCAGGGCAATATGCTGGTGAGCGGCGAGACCGTGTCGGCGATGGCCAAGGCCGCCAGCGACGGCGCGGCGCTTGCCTTGCCCGAGCGCCTGATGCGCGTGCTGGAAGCCGGCCAGAAGGCCGGCGGCGACAAGCGCGGCAAGCAGTCGGCTTATATGAAGGTGCATGATGCCGAGGAGTATCCTTATCTCATGATCGGCGTTGATGATCACTCAACTCCGGTGACGGAGCTGCGCCGCGTCTATGAAGTGGCGCGCGCCCAATGCCTGCCTTTCGTCACCGGCCTGTCGACGCGCCAGAATAGCGTCGGCCATCTTTCGGCGGAGACCACTTCCATGTTGATGACGCCGCCCCAGGACCGGCCGCAGCGCGTGGATGGCGAATGATCATGTCGACCTCCGTGCCTCCGCAGAGCCGTGCCATCCTCGAGCGCCTCGTTTCATTCGACACGACCAGCCGCAATTCCAATCTCCCGCTCATCGAATATGTCGAGAGCTATCTTGCGCGTCATGGCGTGCGATCGCGCCGCGTCGGTTCGGCGGACGAGCGCAAGACCAATCTCTTCGCCACCATCGGGCCCGATGCGCCGGGTGGCCTCATTCTCTCCGGCCACACCGACTGCGTGCCGGTCGACGATCAGGACTGGTCGAGCGATCCCTTCGTGCTGACCGAGCGCGAGGGCCGGCTTTTCGGCCGCGGCAGTGCCGACATGAAGGGCTTTCTTGCCTGCGTGCTCGCGGTTGTGCCGGAGCTGGTCGCGAATCCCCGGGCGAAGCCCATCCATATCGCGTTCTCCTATGACGAGGAGGTCGGCTGCACCGGCGTGCTTGAGCTCGTGGACGATTTGAACGCACGCGGATTTCAGGCTGACATGTGTCTGGTCGGCGAGCCGACCGGCATGGAACTCGTCATCGGGCATAAGAGCGGACGGGCCTATCGCTGCCTGGTCACCGGACTCGAGGCGCATTCGAGCCTGGCGCCGCGCGCCGTCAATGCGATCGAGATCGCCGCGCGTCTCATCGCCGGCATCAGCGAGATCGCCAGGGAGTTCGCGCGCGGCATACGCGATGACGATTTCGATCTGCCGCATGCGACGATCAATACCGGCCTGATCGAGGGCGGCACTGGCATCAATATCGTGCCGCATCACTGCAGCTTCACTTTCGAATACCGGCTGCTCGCCGGACAGGATCCCGATGAAGTTTTCAACCGGGTGAAGGCGATGGCCGACGCCTTGCTGCCCCTGATGCGGGCGATCCATCCCGGTGCCGACATCGTCTTCGAGCAGATTTATGATTATCCGGGCCATTTCATCGCCAGCGACACGCCGGCGGTGCAACGCATGATCGCGCTGTCGGGTTCGAACCGCCTCGCCAAGGTCGCCTACGGGACCGAGGCGGGTCATCTGCAGAACGGCCTCGGTGTGCCGACCGTGATCTGCGGTCCGGGCGACATCGCGGTGGCGCACAAGCCGGATGAGTTCGTGACGCTCGATCAGCTGCGCCGCTGTGAGGATCTGCTGAAACGGCTTTGCGGCGCAGGCTGAGCGGTCGAGCAGGCCACTATTCAAGCCGCGATAGTTAACCCCCACCCGCCGCGTCGAGCACCGGCACGCCGCGCTCGCGGTAGGGTGTGCGGCCATAGAAGGCGCGGTAGCATTTCGAGAAATGCGACGGCGAGGAAAAGCCGCAGGCAAGCGCCACATTGATCACCGACAGGTCGGTCTGGAGCAGCAGCGAGCGCGCCTTCTTGAGCCGCAGTTCCAGATAATAGCGCTTGGGCGAGCGGTCGAGATAGCGCCGGAACAGGCGCTCGAGCTGGCGGGCCGAAAGCCCGGCCTGGCGCGCCAGCACGCTGGGCGACAAGGGTTCCTCGAGATTGTTCTCCATCTCCTCGATGATGCCGACGAGCTTGGGGTGGCGCGCCCCGATGCGGGCGGGCAGCGACATGCGCTGGTGCTCGCTGTGATGGCGGATCGGCGAATGCAGCACGAGCTCGGCGACATTGGCGGCGAGATCGGGCCCATGCTGGCTGGCGATCAGGGCCAGCATCATGTCGAGTGCCGACGTGCCGCCGGCGCTGGTGAAGCGGTCGCGATCGATCTCGAACAGTCCGCCGGTCGCCTCGATTTCCGGGAAGGCTTCCGAGAAGCCCGGCAGATTCTCCCAGTGGATGGTGCAGCGGTAGCCGTCGAGAATATGGGCCTCGGCGAGCACATGGGCGCCGGTGCAGACCGCGCCGATATCGAGGCCCCGCCGGGCCGCCTTGCGCAGCCAGTTCACCAGCCGCTTGTCGACATGGTGCTGGATGTTGAGCCCGCCGCAGACAATGACCGTGTCATGCTCGCCGATCTGCTCGAGATCGCCGTCGACCATGGCGAGGATACCGTTCGAGGCGGCCACCGGCTTGCCGTCGACCGAATGCATGGCCCATTTGTAAAGCGGCTTCTCGGCGCAGCGATTGGCGAGCCGCAAAGGCTCGATGGCCGCGGTGGCCGGCATCATGGTGAATTCGGGGACCATGATGAAAGAGAATTTCTGCGGCCATTCCTGGGGCTTGTCGCCGAACATGGGGGGTTCCGTAGGGGTTGTCCCAGCGCCAGATAATACCAATCCCGCGCTTTGTCCATCTGCGTCATGGAGAGGTACGAATACGACAGGAAGGATAGGGGGCCGTCGCAACCGGAACTACCCGTGTCGCAAATCCTCATGCAACCGCTATAGGGCCGGATAATGCTGGGCGCCAATCCATCCGCCATCCGGAGTCAAGGCAGTGAATATGTTCTCGAGGCTCAAGGTCGAAGCCGGCGACATGCCGGCCCTGGTTGCCGCCTTCCTAACGCGACTTTCGATCGA
This genomic stretch from Nordella sp. HKS 07 harbors:
- a CDS encoding ATP-binding cassette domain-containing protein, with the protein product MSEPVVRVENVSKVFRPGGLFNRAPGFKAVSNVSLSVARNRTLGIVGESGSGKSTLLRMVLRLIEPSEGRILVNGSEIWALRGAELKSMRRQLQPIFQNPASSFNPRQTIRAILSAPLEVHGIGTPAERRERISTLLRRVGLDPSIETRLPHQLSGGQKQRIAIARAVILGPSVVLADEPTSALDVSVQAQVLKLFSDIKYDFGLTTIFVSHNLAVIREVSDEVAVMRRGEIVEQGEVDRIFEDPQHDYTRELLAAVPTSAFMRQA
- a CDS encoding ABC transporter ATP-binding protein, which encodes MSELRPHAQGAPRPALAIRDLTVDFKRRSGLLRTVDNVSLDVWPKEIVGVIGESGSGKTMTALSAMRLLPYGAQIGGSIELGGRDIVNLSEPEMRALRGDRIALIPQDAMQALNPTMRIGRQVGEPYEFHRKQPYRAIWAKVVELLRAVKIPDPEVRVREYPHQFSGGMQQRAMIATGLALDPELIIADEPTTALDVTVQARILKLLRDIRDDRGSAILFITHELGIVAELCDWVYVMKDGKVVEDGPVARIFTAPRADYTRMLLEATPSIHRRKEARR
- a CDS encoding ABC transporter permease, coding for MTAAIRKPFNWRRWRLVVTGGGIVGTLLLVAIFAPWIAPYSPFDLDVAQMLKGPSAAHLLGTDELGRDVLSRVIHAARLSMMVAVLASLVGLVFGTIIGTLAAYFGGVVDLVLMRLMEILFSFPAILLAIVLMASLGTSIFNAMIAIGIIFIPGFARLARATAEGVLRQQYVEQARAIGMSHARILTREILPNIVAPLLVEAAVAFSYAVLLESALSFLGLGAQPPDPSWGNMLNTGRGFMAAAPWLSIVPGAAIFLTVLGFNMLGDGLRDAFDPQLRDE
- a CDS encoding ABC transporter substrate-binding protein, which codes for MTREMKIGRRGFLKSGAATLALAALAPSLILPAHAEEPVRGGTLKLGFSADPAGFDPARGPSGMSHVVIEQVYSTLMSLDPDAAPYPDLAEKYDQSADGLEYTFVLRKGVKFHDGSDLTAEDVKFTFDRLRAKDTGYSYGSQVETIKEVVVVDPHTVTFKLTETTGPFLVYMAFPGSSIVPKKLVEGGHDLNSKPVGSGPFKFVSYEPRSMVKFARNENFYEAGKPYVDALEFHLIADITALTNAVISGNINFSNEIPPKDWQTVTATPGLVGATLEGSRYYWLLMNNTVAPLDNPKVRQAIAHAIDRSAIVAGVFFGQAIPFKGGVIPEWSWGYADIDYFTPGANPEKAKALLAEAGHADGFATSLTMASSFPAMVAMAPIIQANLAAVGIKAEIKTMEIPRYWDEVWGPSKFDMTAMYWVSPLADPDDFVTNNYACGMAINVQKSCSKAMDEALAKAKSGASQDERKAAYAAQQKLSLEEMPIVPLVNSLILTAHTDKLKNYKPMRTGFLKTIKDAWLEP
- the argE gene encoding acetylornithine deacetylase: MSTSVPPQSRAILERLVSFDTTSRNSNLPLIEYVESYLARHGVRSRRVGSADERKTNLFATIGPDAPGGLILSGHTDCVPVDDQDWSSDPFVLTEREGRLFGRGSADMKGFLACVLAVVPELVANPRAKPIHIAFSYDEEVGCTGVLELVDDLNARGFQADMCLVGEPTGMELVIGHKSGRAYRCLVTGLEAHSSLAPRAVNAIEIAARLIAGISEIAREFARGIRDDDFDLPHATINTGLIEGGTGINIVPHHCSFTFEYRLLAGQDPDEVFNRVKAMADALLPLMRAIHPGADIVFEQIYDYPGHFIASDTPAVQRMIALSGSNRLAKVAYGTEAGHLQNGLGVPTVICGPGDIAVAHKPDEFVTLDQLRRCEDLLKRLCGAG
- a CDS encoding ABC transporter permease; this translates as MRSLILSRLAAFALTLIVASSILFVAVNVVPGSAARSALGIDATPQALARFEAQHGLDRPLVVQYVDWLGKTFSGDFGKSFQNGVDVGPELLRRIPITLELAVLAFIIANLIALPLGALAAMRHQRAADKSISLLASLLGAVPNFWLATLLVMVLTLNLRLLPPGGYTPFSVDPVMNLKQMIMPALSLGIVSSALLIRIMRTAMIEVLSSDYIRTARAKGAKEGVVVMRHAIRNAMTPYVNVAAVEFGFLFGSVVVIEDIFLLPGVGSFVLVGIINRDYPVLLASALTITLVVLIINLIVDIVVGLLDPRRVTRHK
- a CDS encoding GlxA family transcriptional regulator, whose translation is MFGDKPQEWPQKFSFIMVPEFTMMPATAAIEPLRLANRCAEKPLYKWAMHSVDGKPVAASNGILAMVDGDLEQIGEHDTVIVCGGLNIQHHVDKRLVNWLRKAARRGLDIGAVCTGAHVLAEAHILDGYRCTIHWENLPGFSEAFPEIEATGGLFEIDRDRFTSAGGTSALDMMLALIASQHGPDLAANVAELVLHSPIRHHSEHQRMSLPARIGARHPKLVGIIEEMENNLEEPLSPSVLARQAGLSARQLERLFRRYLDRSPKRYYLELRLKKARSLLLQTDLSVINVALACGFSSPSHFSKCYRAFYGRTPYRERGVPVLDAAGGG
- a CDS encoding DUF1028 domain-containing protein, translated to MIQLATFSIAARCPRTGMLGVAVSTAVPAIGGLCAFVGPRIGAVATQSWVNPYLGIDGLSLLKGGMSAKAALDKLIAEDPGREVRQLGIVDAQGNVAAFTGKECTAWCGHEVGEGFTVQGNMLVSGETVSAMAKAASDGAALALPERLMRVLEAGQKAGGDKRGKQSAYMKVHDAEEYPYLMIGVDDHSTPVTELRRVYEVARAQCLPFVTGLSTRQNSVGHLSAETTSMLMTPPQDRPQRVDGE